GATCTATTCACGGGAACTGGTCGAGCTGATCTTTGTGAACCCCTATTGCCGGATCAGCGATCTGGTCGACTCCGGGGTCGCCAAACGGCAGACAGCCGCAGTCTACCTCAAAGCGATGGTCACTGAAGGGCTGCTCGAAGAGGTGAAGATCGGGCGCGAGAACCTCTATATCAATCCTGCATTGCTGGCCTTGCTGTCAGAGCCGCAACGGTAATCCGCCCTGGGCAACCGGCAGACAAGGAGTCCGGACGTGAATATCGACTATCTCAAGGACTTCCTGTGTCTCTCCGAGACCATGAACCTGACTGTCGCCGCAGATCTGCGTGGAACAACACAATCCAATTTCAGCAAAAGGCTCAGAAGCCTGGAGATGTGGCTGGATCATGATCTGATTGATCGAACAAGCCGACCAATTGCCCTCACACCATATGGCGAAGCCTTTGTGATAAAGGCAAAGTCAATTCTAGAGGATCTACACGACTTCAAGAGCAACAGGACCCCGTGGGACTCATCGTCTGGCGGCGTCAAGGTTGCAACGCCCCATGCAGCCACCCATTACGCGCTTCCCAACCTGATGCATATTATCCGAGGTGTTTTGCCAAACATATTCCTGCTGCCGCACCTCCAGAACCAGGCCGAAACCGCAGTGATGCTGAGCCGGACCGAATGCGAATTGGCCATCGCCACCAAACACAAAGGCCTCCCCCTGTCGTCGGAACTTGAGGTCTTTCGCTCTGTAGAGTTCGATAATGACCGACTTGTGATGGTGTTCAATCCGTCCAGCACCACGGTGACCGATCAACTGAACCTATTCGTCCCACACAGAAATACCTATCTTGGCAGGATCTGGAGCGAGAACAAGCCAACCAGCATCCTAAACCCAGAGATAGGCGTGGGACTTGTGGCCGAAGTGCGCGCGCACTGCCTTGGTGGTAATGGCATCGGCATCATACCGCAGAGTTTGGTTGAGGCAGACCTCGAGCTTGGCAGGCTTGCACAAATCGATCTGCCTGCTGACCTCACCTACTCCTACCGCCTTTTCTGCGCCCCGAAGGCATCACCAATGGCCCGCCAGGTCTGGGATTTGGTGAAGACCTTACAGCCCATCATTCCCTCAGCAACTTGACCCAGTCGCCCAATGACTTGGACAGTATCTGATTGATACATCTATGCTTCCTGCAAAAATAAGAGGCAGGAATCATGCAGGTCTATATCTCGGCGAGAGCCGGGCGTTCCCGCTTGGGTATGCTCGGCACCGCCACCGCGCTTGCGCGCGCATCCTTCACGGCGGTCGGAATACTCTTCCCCTGCTCTGCAAGCGCTGAAGAGTTTGCAGCCGCAGTCCGTTCAGCCTGGATCTACGATATTCCGACACAGACGGTGATGATGGACCGGGACGCCGATGTGGCGATGCCGCCCGCGTCCATGACGAAACTGATGACACTATACATCCTGTTCGAAGCGCTCGAAGCAGGACGTGTCCAACTCACCGACCGCTTCAATGTCTCGCCCCACGCGGCCAGCCGGGGCGGGTCAACGATGTTCCTGGACACGCGAGACAGACCTACGATCGAAGAACTGATCCGGGGCATCGTCGTCATGTCAGGTAACGATGCAGCTATCGTGGTCGCGGAAGGCCTAGCCGGAACTGAAGCTGCATTCGCCGGTTTGATGAACGCTACCGCCGAGCGGATCGGCATGGAGAACTCCCAATTCATGAATGCGAGTGGCTGGCCAGAGGCCGGCCATGAAATGACCGCAAGGGATTTGGGAACGCTGGCGGTCAGGATTATTGAGGACTTCCCACAGTATTATCACTACTTTTCAGAGTCCGAGTTCCCATTTGATAGCAGGGCACCTGCCAATAGATTCAACAGAAACCCTATACTTCGCCTGAACATAGGCGGTGATGGCCTCAAAACTGGCCATACCGAGGAAGCTGGGTACGGTTTTGTCGGGTCCGCCATACGAGATGATCGTCGCGTCGTCTTTGCCTTCATGGGAGCGGACGATGCCAACGCAAGAGTACAAATTGCCCGGGACATCGTGATCTGGGCATTTGGGCAGTTCAGAGCAAGGCAAGTACTGCGGAGCGGCGATGTTGTCGCCGAAGCCGAGGTTTGGCTTGGAGAGCGAGCAACCGTCCCTCTCACTGTCGAAAGCGACCTGACAATCCTCATCCCGGCAGGGCAATCAGACAACGTCCAGGCAATGTTATCCTATATCGGCCCGATTTCAGCCCCGATTATCGCGGGGCAAGAAATCGGCAACCTTACCGTGTCGCGCGGCACGATGGAGGCATTAAGTGTCCCAGTCGTGGCAGCGGAAGGCATTCAGGTTGGTGGCTTCGATGTTCGGCTATCAGCCGCTGCGACGATACTGATCAATTCAGCAATTCGTCAGGCGTCGAGGTTACTCACCCCGGAGCAAGAATAATAGAGGAAAATGCCATGCAACAAAGACCCTCACTGATTTCATTCGGCATTCTCCCGTTTATTTTCTTCCTGTTTATTTGCGTTGCTTCAACAGCTACTGTCGCCAGAGCAGACAACTATGCTCATCTTGTCATCGACGCAACCACAGGAAACGTTTTGGAAGCGCAGAATGCTGATGCGTTGAGGCACCCTGCATCGCTTACGAAGATGATGACAGTATACATCGTCTTTGAAGCGATTCGTAACGGCCGCCTGACCTGGGATCAACGGATTCGAGTATCTGAAACCGCAGCAAGCCGCATACCGACAAAACTGTACGCTCCCGCTGGATCTACCATAACTGTCCGAGAGGCTGTCCTCGGAATGATTGTCCTTTCGGCAAACGATGCGGCCACCGCTGTAGCAGAAGAATTCTCAGGGAATGAAGCCGCATTCGGAGAACTGATGACGCGACAGGCACGTCAGCTTGGGATGTCGAGCACCGTATTCACGAACGCTTCGGGCCTCCCAAGTCGCGCACAAGTTACAACGGCGCGGGACATGTCCGTTCTCGCCATTGCGCTACAGAGAGATTTTCCAGAATTTTATCAACTATTTTCGCATACAAGTATGACTTTCGCCGGACGGACTCGTTACGGACACAATCGCCTCATGTCCCGATACGAGGGCATGGATGGAATGAAAACAGGGTACACCAATTGGTCAGGTTTCAACATTGTCAGTGCCGTTTCTAACGGCAACCGGCGGGTTATAGGTGTCGTGATGGGCGGCGCAACCGCTCAGTCGCGCGACAACAGAATGGCTGAATTGCTCGACAGGGCCATCCCAAGAGCATCAAACGCGCCCGGCGGACCTACGCTTCCTAGGCAAATTCTGTCGACCGCCGTGCTCGTTTCTCCGCGTCCTCCAACACGACCTCAACGCTTCGGCGCAAGCGATGCAGCCACGCCACTGACAGCCGTTTTTGTATCTTTGCGCCCCCGCGAGCGACCGGAGAACTTAGCTGTGGACCACGCCGTCAGGATCGCATTGCTGAGCGTCTCCGCTGATGAAGACATCCCATTCCAGATTGTTAGTGCCAGTGAAATCGACGCAGCAGTGTCTCAAGCCCTAGCCTCCATCCCAAACTAGCAAAAAGCGCATATTCCACATCGAGAAGAAGGCATCGCGCATATCGGTCCGCAGGAAGGAAGGATGTCATGAAGGAGACCGTGCAGCACCCAGAGATCGAGTTGCGTCACCTCCGGCATTTCGTTGCGGCAGCGGAGCATGGCAGCTTTCGTAAAGCGGGGGTTGCCCTCGGACTGTCACAATCTGCCATCAGCAGGTGTATAGCTGAACTTGAAGACCAGATCGGAGCCTCGTTGTTCCATCGACACACATGGGGTGTTTCACAGACCTTTGCCGGTGAACGCTTCCTCACCACCGCCCGTAAAACTCTCAGGATTGTTGGCGACGGCGCAAATAACATTGCAGCGGCAGGTCGAGGGGAGAACGGGTGTGTGAAAATTGGAATATACTCGTCCATTGCGTCAGGATTTGTCACCGAGCTGCTGCGCCAATACGGTGATAGGCACAGAGACGTGCAAATCGAGATAATCGACGGTGCTGCCGCTGAGCACGCTGCTGCGATCCGGCGCCTGCACCTGGACGTTGCCTTTCTCGCTGGGGAACGTGATTGGTCCGATTGTGAGCGCGTGCAGTTGTGGTCTGAACAGATTTTCGTGGCACTGCCAGGCGATCATTGCCTTGCGATCCGTACGGCACTGGCTTGGCGTGACCTGGCGGATGAGACTTTTGTTGTGAGCGCAATCGCTCCGGGTGACGAAGTCCGCGCACACCTTATGCGCGAACTGAATGGTCTTGGCGGATGTCCCGACATCGAGGTTCAATCCGTCGGATTCGATAACCTTCTTCCCTTGGTTGCGCTTGGTCGAGGTCTAACACTTGTCTGCGAGGCGATGACGGCCACCCGGTTTCCTGGTGTCAGCTACCGCCCGATCGTGGACGAAGTGATACCCTTCTCCGCCGTTTGGTCGGCCAAGAACGACAACCCGGCATTCAGGCGGCTGCTCAGCCTCGCAAAGATGATGGCTGTCAGACCGACACTTTAGTTGCCGGACCCGAACGCCGCGCTTTGGCGAAGCCGCGATCCGTGGCAATGAATCGCTCCAGCATCGGGACGATCAGCCTTACCGGGTCGACCGGAGGAGCGCCGGGATCGGCCAGCAGTCGGCCATAGTCGACAAGGCTCCGATGCAGATCAGCCGGCAATTCCACTGTCAATTTGACGGGCTTGTCGTCAGACAGCCGCCCGAGTTTCAGCTTGGTCATGATCAACCTCCTGCGGGCTCAAAGACAAGATCCCGGGTCACAATAATCCTGACCGAGAAGCCCGGCCGGATGGTCAGGGTCGGCGCGACCTGCAACTGGCGCTGTACGATCTGCTGCCCCGCCTGATTGATCGTGTCCTGCGCCCCATCGCGGATGGCCCGGACCAGCCGGTCCTCGTCGCTGGAGGCGAGTTCGGCCCCCACAGCGAGCAGTGTGGAGAGGCCCGCCGCCCGCATCAGATCCCACCAATGGTAATCGACGCCATCTTCAAGACCCGCATAGCCGCTGGCATCCGCGCCCGGCAGGCGCTCCAAAACGATCGACCGGCCACCGGGAAGGATCAGTCGGTTCCAGACCAGCAGAACCCGCCGCTGACCAAAGGTCACATCGTCATCATACTGCCCGATGATGCGCGTGCCCTGCGGGATGAGGAGCAGGCTGCCGGTGGGGCTGTCATAGACGTTTTCCGTCACCTGCGCGGTGATCTGGCCGGGAAGGTCAGAGCGGATGCCGGTGATCAGGGCTGCCGGGATGACGGCCCCGGCCTGAAGGATATAGGGGGACGCCGGCGGCGCGACACGATCCGGGGAAACGGTCTGGCGATCCACCGGGCCGTTCAGGAAACCCGAGGCACCATCCTGCGGCCCCGCGACACCGCCGAGGTCGAGCCCGCCAAGCCCGGCCAGTGTCGGTCCCGCTCCGGTGCCGGTGCGGGGGCCGGTCTGGAAGAACACATTACTCAGCCGAGCCGCTTCTTCCTCGGCAAGACGGCGTTGCTCCTCGGGATCGACCGTCGGCGTGGTGATGGGCGGTGGAACAACGGGCTGCCCCCGGTTTTGCGCGTCAAGGATTGGGCGCCCGAGATCACCGGGCAGTGCCGGTCCTAGGACAGGGCCGGTATAGTCGCGCGGGAGACCGGCGAGACCATCCGCCGTGGGCCGGTTCTCGGTCGAGTAGAATTCTCCGCCGCCTGGTCCGGCGTCACGGGTTTGAAGCGCGTAGATCAGCGCGCCGCCGATGCAGAGCAGGGCGACAGCGCCGACGCCTGCCAGCATCTTGCGCGACAGGCGGGTGACGCGGGGCGGATCGGCGCGCAACCGCATGGGGGCGGCAGGTTTCTCGCTCATGTCGGCGATCCTCCCGCCGTTGGCGCAGAAGTTACCGCTTCAGCCTGCGTCGGTTCCAAGCGGATGATCCTGACGACCTGCTGGCGGTCGCCGCTGCCAAGGCGCAGCTCGGCCGCCCCAAACAGCCGGTCCACGATCAGGACGTTCTGATGGATCCGTGAATTGACGATCTGCGGCTCGCCATCACTGCCCAGGACGAAGAGCGGTGGCATCTCGCCCTGAACGATCCCGCGCGGGAAGACGACATAGACGCGGCGGCCATCATCAAAAACGGCAACCGGACGCCATGGCGGGCTCGCGCCGGGAAGCTGCAGACCGTAGCGATAATTGCGGGCGGACTCCGCGGGGATAGTGGGTGCAGTCGGCACGCTCGGACGCTGGCCCGGCGGAGGTGCGGGATAGGACCAGGCCACGGCAGGCATGTAGAGCGCCTCGCGGGCGCGCAGCTCAATCATATAGATGCGCCGGTCGGTGGTGATGACGAGGTTGGTGGAAATGTCCGGCCGCGTCGGCTTGACGAGGATCTGGACCCGCCGGTTCGCACCGCTGCCGCTTTCGGTGTCGCCAATGACCCAGCGTGCAGTATCGCCCGCCGCAATCGGCCCGGCTCCGGTCAGACTTTCGCCCGGCTCCAGCGCAATAGTGGTGATCTGCCCGACTGCAGCATAGACCTGATAGAGTGCGCCCTCGCTCCAGGGGTAGATCTGGATCGCGTTGTAATAGCCTTCCCGACGCGGCTCGATTCGGGCAGCGGCATTGGCGTTCTCGACCCTACCATCCGGCGTGCCGGCGGCTGTGCCACCGCGTGCGACTGTCCATGCGGGCGGGACATGCAGTGGCCGGGGCCGCGTATCTGCCACCGCCGTCGTCGTAGTTGCCACTGGCGGCACGTCATCGTCATAGGTGAACTGCGGCACCTGGTTCCTGGCACATCCCGCCAGCACGGAGACGGAGAGCAGCAAAGCCGCAACAACGGGTTTACGGAAAGCCGGGACTGCGGCTTTGCAGGATACCAGAGGGGTCATTGGCTCATCTCCCGCGACCATGAAATTGCGTTGACGTAGATCCCGAGCGGATTGGCACGCAGACGCTCGGCGTCCCGCGGGGTCTGGATCACGACGGTCAGGATCGCGGTCCAGCGCTCGGTCGTGGATAGCTGGCCGCTCTCGAAATGCCGCTCGGTCCAGGCGACGCGGAAACTGTCCGGCGAGGCCCGGATGACCGAGGAAACCTCGACCGCCACCTGCTGGCGACCAACGCGGGTGAAGGGATCATTGGTGCGGGCATGTTCGTTGAGCGCCGCCGCACCACGATCCGTGGTGAATTCATAAGCGCGCAGCCAGTTCTGACGCACGATGATGGCGTCCGCCGGGATCGCCCGAACCTGCTCGATGAAGCGACCGAGATGGAAGGCAATTTGCGGATCGGTCGGCCGGTAATCGGCAGTGGCAGGCGCGACGGTCTGGGCTTGGCCGAGAGTGTCGACCTGAACCACCCAGGGCACCACGGTTCCTCGCGCCGATTGCCAGACCAGCGCCGAGGCAAAACCGGCCGAGAGGATCAGGCAGCCGAAGGCCATATAGCGCCAGTTGCGGGCCTGAACCCGGGCCGAGCCGATGCGCTCATCCCAGACCTGTGCGGCATTTTGATAGGGTGTCTCTGGTTGCGGCACCTTGCCGAAATGGGTGGATGGACGTTTGAAGATGTTCATATGCGGTCACTTTCGGAAAGGCTGATCGAGGAACCGCCGCCACGGCTGTCGCCGGACCGGACGGCATGGGCGGCGACCCTGACGCCCTGGCTCACGGTGCGGCTGCGCTGCATGCGCTGTGCCCAGGCGGGTGGGCTTCCGGCTGGGGCTGCTGCATCGAGTGCGGATGGTGCGCCTCCGACAGTTCCCATCGAGGTGGTGCCTCCTGTGGCGGCGAAGCCGCCCCGCGCCCCTCCCGCATGGCTGGATTTGACGCTCTCAGTGGTACGGGCGGCGGCACGTTTCAGGGGCGATACGGCAGCAGATGCGCCGGCGCGGGCAACGCCACCGAGACCGGCGGCCACGCCCGCGCCGCCGGTCGCGCCCATAGAGCCCAGGGTATAGGCAGAGGATGCGGCACCTGCGGCAGATGCCCCACCACGCGCCAGGGCCGCTCCACCGGAAAGGGCAGCGCCGCCGCCACGGGCGGCCAGCATGGTCGCGCCGCCCGCGGCAACGGCAGCTCCGCCAACCGCGAGGCCGGTCCCAACGGCAGCACCGGCGCTGAGCTGGGGACCACCCGAGACAAGGCCGGAGGCGATGCCGGGACCGAAGATCCCGAGACCGAGAAGGGAAAGAGCAGCCAGCACGATGGCCATGGCGTCGTCGATGGTCGGTGTCGCACCACCGAACCCGGCGGTGAACTGGCCGAACAGGGTCGAGCCGATGCCGATGATCACGGCGAGGACCAGCACCTTGATGCCGCTGGAGACGACATTGCCCAGCACGCGCTCGGCCATGAAGGCGGTTTTGCCGAAGAGGCCGAAGGGGATCAGGACGAAGCCTGCGAGCGTGGTCAGCTTGAACTCGATCAGGGTGACGAAGAGCTGCACGGCGAGAATGAAGAAGGCGAGGATCACCAGCGCCCAGGCGAAGAACAGGCAGAGGATCTGCACCAGATTCTCAAAGACGGCGATCCAGCCCATCAGGTCGGAGATGGAGTCGAGCAGCGGCCTACCCGCATCCAGGCCGATCTGGGCGACACGGCCCGGCCGCAGCAGATCCGCTGCCGAGAACCCGGTGCCCGAGGCCATGAGGCCGAGACCGGCGAAGCTCTCGAAGACGATCCGGGCGAGATTGTTCCAGTTTGAGATGATATAGGCGAAGACCCCGACGAAGATGGTTTTCTTCACGAGGCGGGCGAGGATGTCGTCATCGGCACCCCAGGCCCAGAACAGGGCCGCAAGCGTCACGTCGATGACGATCAGCGTCGTGGCGATGAAGGCGACCTCGCCACCCAGCAGACCGAAGCCGGAGTCGATATATCTGGTGAAGATGCCGAGAAAGCTGTCGATAACGCCGGTTCCGCCCATGATTACTGCCCTCCGGTCGGGCCAGCGTCAGGTTGGGCGGATGCCGACGGTGCAGGTATCCGGCCCAGAAAGCGGTCACGGTTCCCGGCCCAGAGGCGCAAGCATTCCACATCATCGGCCGCCGCCTCTCCCATTTCCTGGCAGCGTCGCAGCTCAAGGCGAAGCGGATCTGCCGGTGCCTGAAGCGCCGGAGCGGCAGGTGCTGGCGTGGACACATCCTCGCGCGTCATCTCGATGACCGCCGCAGTGATCGCGATGGCGACAAACACCACTGCGGCGATCCGGGCCAGCACCTTCCCTTCCATGATCTGCCCTCCGGGTATCAGTTGAACATGCGGGCATTGCCGGGCTGGTAGCCCGCGCCCGGTGTCAGGAAGCGTTCGCGCTGGATGCGGCCTTGCTCGGCGGCGGTCGCGCGTTCGGCCTCGGTCAGCGTCTCGGCGCGGCCATTGGCCGAGATCACCGCAATCAGGTCAGAAAGCTGCTGAGATTGAAGTGCGAGCAGCTGATTGCCGGCCTGCGTCGCTTGCAGCGCGCCGGTGGCGCCCTGGCTTTCGCCGACCAGCGCGGCCATCTCGGCGCGATTGCTGTCGATATTGCCAACGACGCCGGCCTGGACCCGCATGGCATCCTGCAAGCCGCCCACGGTGTTTTCCCAACGGCTGCGCGCATCCGTGATCATCTGAGTATCGGTCGCGGTCAGAGACAGATTGCCGTAGTCCTGCTGGAACATCTGGTCGATGGTCTGCACGTCGAAGGCGATGTTCTGGGCCTGGCTCAGAAGCTGCTGGGTGCGGCTCACGTTCTGTTGCAACACCTGGAGCGAGCTGTAGGGCAGGCTCGTGAGATTGCGGGCCTGGTTGATCAGCATCTGCGCCTCGTTCTGGAGCGAGGTGATCTGATTGTTGATCTGCTCCAGCGTGCGCGCCGCCGTCAGCAGGTTCTCAGCATGGTTGGTCGGGTCGTAGACGATCCGCCCCAAGCCCCCGAAGAAGGCATGAGCCGGCGTCGTGAACACCGGGGTGAGGGCCATCGGTGCCGCAAGCGTCAGGGCGAATGCGGTTGCGCTGGCCATGCGCAGGAAGGGCCGCGTCTTGCAGGTCATGGGGTGATCTCCTCTTCGTCCAGGGTGAAGTTGACCCCGTCATCAAGGATCGGGCCGGGGGGCGTCTCCTCGGGGTCATCCGCGAGGTTGGTGAGGTTCGGGATCAGATCGGCCGCCCAATCGACACCACGCGCGCGCAGCCAGGCGTCGAGAAAGCCCTCGCGTCCATGGGCCGCGAGGATCTCGGCGATCATCGTCTGATCCGATTTGGAGGAGGCCGCGCAGAGCGCGAGGCCAACCTCGGAAAGGTCGAGGTCGAACAGCCGGTTGCCGCGGCGCGACTGGCAATAATAGTCCCGCTTGGGTGTCGCCCGCGCCAGGATCTCGATCTGGCGGTCGTTCAACCCGAACCTGCGATAGATATCGGTGATCTGCGGCTCGATGGCGCGCTCATTGGGCAGCAGAAGCCGGGTCGGGCAGGACTCGATAATCGTCGGGGCGATAGGGCTGCCGTCGATGTCCGACAGGCTCTGGGTCGCGAAGATGACGCTGGCGTTCTTTTTGCGCAGCGTTTTCAGCCACTCGCGGAGCTGACCCGCGAAGCCGTCATCATCAAGCGCCAGCCAGCCCTCGTCGATGATCAGCAGTGTCGGCCGGCCATCGAGCCGGTCGCCGATGCGATGGAACAGATAGGAGAGGACCGCCGGCGCCGCGCCGGTGCCAACCAGCCCCTCGATCTCGAACGCCTGGACATCGGCGGTGCCGAGATGTTCGGCCTCGGCATCGAGCAGCCTTCCATAAGGCCCGCCGACACAATAGGCGCGCAGGGCCTGCTTCAGGTCATTGGATTGCAGCAAAACGGCGAGGCCGGTGATGGTGCGTTCCCCGATGGGGGCAGAGGCAAGCGAGGTCAGCGCAGTCCAGAGATGTTCCTTCACCTCGGGCGTGATCTGGATGTTCTCGCGCATCAGGATCGCGACGATCCAGTCTGCGGCCCAGGCCCGTTCGGCGGTCTCGTGGATCCGGGCCAGTGGTTGCAGCGAGACCGAGGCTTCGGCCGCATCTGTCAGCTCGCCGCCGAGATCGTGCCAGTCTCCGGCCATCGCGAGGGCCGAGGCGCGGATTGAGCCCCGAAATCGAAGGCGAAGATCTGGCTGCGCGCGTAGCGGCGGAACTGCAGCGCCATAAGCGCCAGCAGTACCGATTTGCCCGCGCCGGTCGGGCCGACAACGAGGGTATGGCCGACATCCCCGACATGGAGGGAAAACCGGAACGGCGTCGAACCTTCCGTGCGGCCATAAAGAAGCGGAGGCCCGTTGAAGTGTTCGTCCCGTTCCGCCCCCGCCCATACCGCGCTGGAAGGCACCATATGGGCAAGGTTGAGCGTCGAGACCGGCGGTTGCCGGACATTGGCATAGGCGTGCCCCGGCAGGCTGCCGAGCCAGGCGTCCACCGCATTGACGGTCTCGACCATGACGCTGAAATCGCGGGACTGGACGATCTTCTCGACCAGCCGCAGTTTTTCGTCGGCGCGGCGGGCATCCTCATCCCAGACGGTGATGGTGGCCGTCACATAGGCAATGCCCGCGAGGTCCGCGCCGAGCTCCTGCAGCGCCATATCGGCATCGGCAGCCTTGTTCGCCGCATCGGTATCGACCAGCGCGGACTGCTCGTTGGTCATCACCTCCTTGAGGATCGCCGCGATGGACTTGCGCTTGGCGAACCATTGCCGGCGGATCTTCGTCAGCATCTTCGTTGCGTCGGTTTTGTCCATCAGGATGGCACGGGTCGACCAGCGGTAGGGAAAGGCGAGCCGGTTCATCTCGTCGAGCAGGCCGGGCGTGGTCGTCCCCGGAAACCCGGTGATGGTGAGAATCCGCAGGTGCTGGTTGCCCAGACGCGGTTCCAGCCCGCCGGTCAGCGGCTGATCGGCCAACAGCGCATCGAGATAGACCGGGGTTTCCGGCACCCGGACACGATGCCGGTTTGTCGAGATGGTGGAATGAAGGTAGGTCAGCGTACCCGCGTCATCGAGCCAACGGCATTCCGGCATGAAGCCATCAAGCAGCGCCAGCACGCGGTCGGTGCGGTCGATGAAGCCGCGCACCTGTTCCCAGGGGTTCACACCCGAGGTCTCGCGCCCTTCGTAGAGCCAGGATTCCGATCGGGCGGAATCCTCGGCAGGCGGGAGCCAGAGGAAGGTCAGGAAATACCCCGAAACGAAATGACTGCCTTCCTCCTCGAAGTCGGCCCTCCGTTCGGCATCCACCAGCGCGGAGGCCGGGTCGGGGAACCGGCTTGTCGGATAGATCCCGGCCTCCGACCGCTGTGCTTCCACGAAGATGGCCCAACCTGAGCCTAGGCGGCGGAAAGCATTGTTCAGCCGCCCGGACACGGCGACCAGTTCGGCCGCCACGGCGGAATCAAGATCCGGGCCACGAAACTTCGCGGTCCGCTGGAATGAGCCGTCCTTGTTGAGGACAGCACCCTCCCCGACCAGCGCCACCCAAGGCAGGTAGTCGGCGAGGCGGGACGCGGTGCGGCGGTATTCTGCAAGATTCATCATATGGAGGACTCACACCGAAAGATGGCCGGGGATGCGCAGATGGCGGCGCGCCACCTCAACGAAGAGCGGATCGCGCTTGGCGGCCCAGACGGCAGCGATATGGCCAACCGCCCAGATCAGGATGCCGACGAGCCAGAGCTGAAGGCCGAGGCCGACCGCGCCGGCCAGCGTGCCATTCAGGATGGCAACGGAGCGCGGCGCGCCACCGAGCAGGATCGGTTCGGTCAGGGCGCGGTGAACCGGGACGCTGAATCCCGGCACCGCGTCCAGGGCCTCGAAGCTCACGGCCATCAGATCAGCGCCCCGCCGCCAAAGCTGAAGAAGCTGAGGAAGAAGGAACTGGCCGCGAAGGCGATGGAGATGCCGAAAACGATCTGGATCAGCCGCCGGAAACCGCCGCCGGTGTCGCCAAAGGCCAGCGTCAGGCCGGTGACGATGATGATGATCACCGCGACGATCTTGGCGACCGGGCCTTCGACCGATTGCAGGATCGACTGCAACGGGGCCTCCCAGGGCATGGAGGAACCCGCGGCAAAGGCCGGGGAGGTCATCAGGCTCGCCCAGGCGAAGGCGAAGGCGGCGGCGGTTGCGACATGCTGGCGGATATGGAAGGCGCGACGGATCATTGAGGGTCTCCTGAGTTGGGAGTGGTGGTGGGATCGGAAAAGGCGGGGGAAATCCGGTAGTCGCCGTCAGGGCCAAGACCCTCGACCGAGGCGAGTTCTGCAAGTCGGCGGGCTGATCCGCGACCGGAGAGAACGACCACAAGGTCGATGGTCTCCGCGATCAGGGCACGCGGCACGGTGACGACGGCTTCCTGGATGAGTTGTTCGAGGCGTCGCAACGCGCCAATGCCGGACCCGGCGTGAATGGTGCCGATCCCACCGGGATGCCCCGTGCCCCAGGCTTTGAGGAGATCGAGGGCCTCGGCCCCCCTCACCTCGCCGACAGGGATACGATCCGGGCGCAGACGGAGAGAGGCCCGCACCAGTTCGGACAGGGACGCGACCCCGTCTTTGGTGCGCATTGCCACAAGGTTCGGCGCGGCGCATTGCAGCTCGCGGGTGTCCTCAATGATGACCACGCGATCCTGGGTCTTCGCGACCTCGGCGAGCAGTGCATTGGTCAGCGTGGTCTTGCCGGTCGAGGTGCCACCGGCCACCAGGATATTGGCGCGCGACGTGACCGCGCAGCGCAGGGCTGCCGCATGTCCAGCAGACATGATGCCGGCGGCGACATAGTCATTGAGCGTGAAGACGGCGACTGCGGGTTTACGGATCGCGAAGGCGGGCGCGGCCACGACGGGCGGCAACAGGCCCTCGAAGCGCTCGCCGGTTTCCGGCAGCTCAGCAGAGACACGCGGGCTGCGGGCATGGACCTCCACCCCGACATGATGGGCC
This genomic stretch from Gemmobacter sp. 24YEA27 harbors:
- the trbB gene encoding P-type conjugative transfer ATPase TrbB — its product is MAGNIHKQAVVERGARMLRSALGPAILTLLQDPAVVEVMLNPDGRIWVDRLSEGLTDTGEVLSPADGERIVRLVAHHVGVEVHARSPRVSAELPETGERFEGLLPPVVAAPAFAIRKPAVAVFTLNDYVAAGIMSAGHAAALRCAVTSRANILVAGGTSTGKTTLTNALLAEVAKTQDRVVIIEDTRELQCAAPNLVAMRTKDGVASLSELVRASLRLRPDRIPVGEVRGAEALDLLKAWGTGHPGGIGTIHAGSGIGALRRLEQLIQEAVVTVPRALIAETIDLVVVLSGRGSARRLAELASVEGLGPDGDYRISPAFSDPTTTPNSGDPQ